A region from the Triticum aestivum cultivar Chinese Spring chromosome 3D, IWGSC CS RefSeq v2.1, whole genome shotgun sequence genome encodes:
- the LOC100037518 gene encoding chitinase CLP, giving the protein MARVLLLVLAASLAALASSKGLPVLAPVTKDTATSLYTIPFHDGANLVLDVAGPLVWSTCDGGQPPAEIPCSSPTCLLANAYPAPGCPAPSCGSDRHDKPCTAYPYNPVTGACAAGSLFHTKFVANTTDGNKPVSKVNVGVVAACAPSKLLASLPRGSTGVAGLADSGLALPAQVASAQKVANRFLLCLPTGGLGVAIFGGGPLPWPQFTQSMDYTPLVAKGGSPAHYISLKSIKVENTRVPVSERALATGGVMLSTRLPYVLLRRDVYRPFVDAFTKALAAQPANGAPVARAVKPVAPFELCYDTKSLGNNLGGYWVPNVGLAVDGGSDWAMTGKNSMVDVKPGTACVAFVEMKGVEAGDGRAPAVILGGAQMEDFVLDFDMEKKRLGFSRLPQFTGCSSFNFAGST; this is encoded by the coding sequence ATGGCAcgagtcctcctcctcgtcctggccGCCTCGCTCGCTGCGCTGGCGTCGTCCAAAGGTCTTCCGGTGCTCGCTCCGGTCACCAAGGACACCGCTACCTCCCTCTACACAATCCCCTTCCACGACGGCGCcaacctcgtcctcgacgtcgCCGGCCCGCTCGTCTGGTCCACGTGCGACGGCGGCCAGCCGCCGGCGGAGATCCCGTGCAGCAGCCCCACCTGCCTCCTCGCCAACGCCTACCCTGCCCCGGGCTGCCCCGCGCCCAGCTGCGGCAGCGACAGGCACGACAAGCCGTGCACGGCCTACCCATACAACCCGGTCACCGGCGCGTGCGCCGCCGGGAGCCTCTTCCACACGAAGTTCGTGGCCAACACCACCGACGGGAATAAACCGGTGAGCAAGGTGAACGTCGGGGTCGTGGCGGCGTGCGCGCCGAGCAAGCTCCTGGCGTCGCTGCCCCGGGGCTCCACGGGCGTGGCCGGGCTCGCGGACTCCGGCCTAGCGCTGCCGGCGCAGGTGGCGTCCGCGCAGAAGGTCGCCAACAGGTTCCTCCTCTGCCTCCCCACCGGCGGACTTGGCGTGGCCATCTTCGGCGGCGGCCCGCTCCCGTGGCCGCAATTCACACAGTCCATGGACTACACCCCGCTCGTCGCCAAGGGAGGTAGCCCCGCGCACTACATCTCCCTCAAGTCCATCAAAGTGGAGAACACCCGCGTCCCCGTATCGGAGCGGGCGCTCGCCACCGGCGGCGTGATGCTCAGCACGAGGCTGCCCTACGTCTTGCTCCGCCGCGACGTGTACCGCCCGTTCGTGGACGCGTTCACCAAGGCCCTGGCGGCGCAGCCTGCCAACGGAGCGCCCGTGGCGCGCGCCGTGAAGCCTGTGGCGCCGTTCGAGCTCTGCTACGACACGAAGTCACTGGGCAACAACCTCGGCGGGTACTGGGTGCCGAACGTTGGGCTGGCAGTCGACGGCGGGAGTGACTGGGCGATGACCGGGAAGAACTCGATGGTGGACGTCAAGCCGGGGACGGCGTGCGTTGCGTTCGTGGAGATGAAGGGGGTGGAGGCCGGCGACGGCAGGGCGCCGGCGGTGATCCTCGGAGGAGCCCAGATGGAGGACTTCGTGCTCGACTTCGACATGGAGAAGAAGCGGCTCGGGTTTAGCAGGCTGCCGCAATTTACGGGTTGCAGCAGCTTCAATTTCGCTGGAAGCACCTAG